The Erigeron canadensis isolate Cc75 chromosome 4, C_canadensis_v1, whole genome shotgun sequence genome window below encodes:
- the LOC122594941 gene encoding KH domain-containing protein HEN4-like, with protein MNESPAITTTTGGGHKRHKPKYPQPPLTIPAGCTCFRLLCHSSRIGGIIGKSGSIIKQLQQETQSKIRVEDPLPGSEDRVITVLGNTQITKTMSLNNTNSLAENDVEVSSAIEGLVKVFERVLVVASEVDEDGNGGGGNLGKNGIVSCRILTDKSIVGSVIGKGGKVIEKIRKDSGCKIRILVQDQLPSCALPNDEMVEIEGDILAIKKALTDVARCLQDCPYANKTKTVLGRPHHAIPQETISNGHKDFQSVLSKGDTIPSMDPRASQQEIVFRILCSNDRVASIIGKSRTVIQALKNESGANITIGAPVSDCDERLITISAMETLESYKSSAQSGVILVFDRIVDSSPKGTSVSARLLISPNQVGCLLGKGGSIVADMRKVTGAFIKIVGDHQVPKCALDTDQVVLMTGEFENVRDALYSVTGRLRNNLFSSKMSNGTATRSTYARGNGYHSNEHTNLTRGMDGLNLSSSIDCHPTSAKRQSLMGEGNPGMRQHVGTRSTSVKGGIELGSGGRSAIVTNMSVEITVHQNVIGSVYGENGSNLTRLKQISGAKVVVHEPHSGTSDHIVVISGTPDETQSAQSLLQAFILAGQS; from the exons ATGAACGAATCTCcggccatcaccaccaccaccggcgGCGGCCATAAACGCCACAAACCCAAATACCCACAACCCCCACTCACCATCCCTGCCGGCTGTACATGTTTCCGTCTTCTCTGCCACTCTTCCCGCATCGGCGGCATCATCGGAAAATCAGGGTCCATCATAAAACAACTTCAACAAGAAACCCAGTCCAAAATCCGGGTCGAAGACCCATTACCCGGATCCGAAGACCGGGTCATAACTGTTTTAGGCAATACCCAGATCACCAAAACGATGTCGTTGAACAACACAAATAGTTTAGCTGAGAATGATGTTGAAGTGTCAAGTGCAATAGAAGGTTTGGTTAAGGTTTTTGAGAGGGTTTTAGTAGTTGCTAGtgaagttgatgaagatggaaatGGAGGAGGAGGAAATCTTGGCAAAAATGGTATTGTTTCGTGTCGAATATTGACGGATAAAAGTATCGTTGGGTCGGTTATTGGGAAAGGAGGGAAGGTTATTGAGAAGATAAGGAAAGATAGTGGGTGTAAGATTAGGATTTTGGTTCAAGATCAATTACCTTCTTGTGCTTTGCCTAATGATGAAATGGTTGAG ATCGAGGGTGATATTTTGGCTATTAAAAAGGCACTTACTGATGTGGCACGATGTCTTCAAGATTGCCCCTATGCTAACAAGACCAAGACAGTTTTAGGTAGACCCCATCATGCGATCCCTCAGGAGACTATATCCAACGGGCACAAGGATTTTCAGTCTGTATTGTCAAAAGGTGACACCATTCCTTCCATGGATCCCCGAGCTTCTCAGCAGGAAATAGTTTTCAGGATACTATGTTCCAATGATAGGGTGGCCAGCATAATAGGAAAGTCAAGGACAGTTATTCAAGCTCTAAAAAATGAATCAGGTGCTAATATAACCATTGGAGCTCCTGTTTCTGACTGTGATGAACGGCTAATCACTATTTCTGCTATGGAG ACCCTAGAATCATATAAATCTTCTGCACAAAGTGGTGTCATCCTTGTATTTGATAGGATCGTTGATTCATCACCAAAGGGCACATCGGTTTCTGCTAGACTATTGATTTCACCAAACCAAGTTGGTTGTCTGTTGGGTAAAGGTGGCTCCATAGTTGCAGATATGAGAAAGGTGACTGGTGCTTTTATAAAGATAGTTGGTGACCATCAAGTCCCAAAGTGTGCTTTGGATACTGATCAAGTAGTACTG ATGACAGGAGAGTTTGAAAACGTACGAGATGCTTTATACAGTGTTACTGGCAGGCTGCGAAACAACTTATTTTCCAGCAAAATGTCAAATGGCACTGCAACCAGGAGCACATATGCTCGAGGGAATGGTTATCATTCTAATGAACACACAAATTTAACTCGGGGTATGGATGGTCTCAATCTATCAAGTAGTATAGATTGTCACCCCACATCTGCAAAACGGCAATCGTTG ATGGGAGAGGGTAATCCTGGGATGAGACAGCATGTTGGCACAAGATCAACTTCTGTTAAAGGTGGTATTGAGCTTGGCAG TGGTGGTAGATCTGCTATAGTGACCAATATGAGTGTGGAAATTACGGTACATCAAAATGTCATTGGTTCAGTTTATGGGGAGAATGGAAGCAACCTAACTCGCCTAAAACAG ATTTCTGGTGCAAAGGTTGTTGTGCACGAACCACATTCAGGAACAAGCGACCACATTGTCGTGATTTCTGGCACGCCCGATGAAACCCAGTCAGCTCAGAGTCTCCTTCAAGCGTTCATACTTGCTGGCCAATCATGA
- the LOC122594943 gene encoding costars family protein At4g33640, whose protein sequence is MNVDEEIEQLKQEIKRLGRKQTDGSYKVTFGMLFHDDRCANIFEALVGTLRAAKKRKVLTYDGELLLQGVHDNVEITLKSTP, encoded by the exons ATGAatgttgatgaagagattgaGCAACTAAAACAAGAAATCAAACGATTAGGCCGCAAACAAACCGATGGATCCTACAAG GTGACATTCGGCATGCTGTTCCACGACGACAGGTGTGCAAACATTTTCGAAGCACTAGTCGGGACACTGAGAGCAGCCAAGAAACGCAAAGTATTGACATATGATGGAGAATTGCTGCTGCAGGGTGTCCATGATAATGTTGAAATTACACTCAAATCGACCCCATAA